In the genome of Gadus chalcogrammus isolate NIFS_2021 chromosome 21, NIFS_Gcha_1.0, whole genome shotgun sequence, one region contains:
- the LOC130374583 gene encoding serine/arginine repetitive matrix protein 1-like — translation MAAIDLRRGLEHGGRGWGPERADATDGFDSEMQEWEDQLQDMQKKIEELYNEVQARRGGSDVTTDKQKNGDALAFGLGHAGHSRYYDGATGDHLVTAATAPKRHGGGNGFGCGYGRGPDGYGYAADHRNGGYGYGCHGNGVASEIGDLLQDYLGQGKDMRRKNNGARRVHFNDTIAVSRDLPKPQDDGRSGAGNGRNCHSQPSGSVEETENHKNRTSRTKDKENTCAKPPLRQRDPSPSSAAPRPAPQPHPPAGGAHCDSPALDRKPFGQGQLADRKCGSPSVLRKFGAMLHENEGKTLTECGVVTRRDACPESPKASTPGSQRRARAPAADALTPESEPGQRRRAPVAGSPKPRPRADSGTERDAGGRRGGCAPSRYGEQPRADFKAPGGGGGQRNQRGQGAQGEGPSGGRGRDDDALMELLDMLDIQHEYSAAGPRGGHAAHRQGPPQVIPAESSTATHTNNFSRPARPANQRPPSRWASRTPSAKITAPSGPMYRPPSPLARPASPLTRSPSPAPKHKSPICYSRQIETVIM, via the exons ctgtacAATGAAGTCCAGGCACGCAGAGGAGGAAGTGACGTCACCACCGACAAGCAGAAGAACGGCGACGCCCTGGCGTTTGGCCTGGGGCACGCCGGCCACAGCCGCTACTACGACGGTGCCACGGGTGACCACCTGGTAACCGCGGCGACCGCCCCCAAGCGCCACGGCGGCGGCAACGGGTTCGGCTGCGGCTACGGCCGCGGCCCCGACGGCTACGGCTACGCCGCAGACCACCGGAACGGCGGCTACGGCTACGGCTGCCACGGCAACGGAGTGGCGTCGGAGATCGGAGACCTGCTGCAGGACTACCTGGGACAGGGCAAGGACATGAGGCGGAAGAACAACGGCGCACGCCGCGTG CACTTCAACGACACTATCGCTGTGAGCCGGGACCTCCCCAAGCCCCAGGACGACGGCAGGAGCGGCGCCGGAAACGGAAG GAATTGTCACAGCCAGCCGTCGGGAAGCGTGGAGGAGACGGAGAACCACAAGAACCGCACGTCCCGAACGAAAGACAAGGAGAACACCTGCGCCAAGCCCCCCCTCCGACAGAgggacccctccccctcctcggcggccccccgcccggccccccAGCCGCACCCCCCCGCCGGCGGCGCGCACTGCGACTCCCCCGCCCTGGACAGGAAGCCCTTCGGCCAGGGGCAGCTGGCGGACAGGAAGTGCGGCAGCCCGTCCGTCCTGCGCAAGTTCGGCGCCATGCTGCACGAGAACGAGGGCAAGACGCTCACCGAGTGCGGCGTGGTCACCCGGCGGGACGCCTGCCCGGAGAGCCCCAAGGCCTCCACGCCGGGCTCTCAGCGCCGGGCTCGCGCGCCCGCCGCCGACGCCCTGACGCCGGAGTCAGAGCCGGGCCAAAGGAGGAGGGCGCCGGTGGCCGGCAGCCCCAAGCCCAGACCCAGGGCCGACAGCGGCACGGAGAGGGACgcggggggccggaggggggggTGCGCCCCGTCCCGCTACGGGGAGCAGCCCAGAGCGGACTTCAAGGCGccgggtggcggcggcggccagaggaaccagaggggcCAGGGGGCCCAGGGAGAGGGGCCGAGCGGGGGCCGCGGGAGGGACGACGACGCGCTCATGGAGCTGCTGGACATGCTGGACATTCAACACGAGTACAGCGCGGCGGGGCCCAGAGGGGGACACGCCGCACACAGACAGGGGCCACCGCAG gtcATCCCGGCCGAGTCatccacagcaacacacacgaACAATTTCTCCCGGCCGGCCCggccagccaatcagcgtccTCCCTCCAGATGGGCAAGCCGCACCCCTTCCGCCAAGATCACCGCCCCGTCCGGCCCGATGTACCGCCCCCCCAGTCCGCTGGCCCGCCCCGCTAGCCCACTGACTCGCAGCCCAAGTCCCGCCCCCAAACACAAGTCTCCTATCTGCTACTCTCGCCAAATCGAGACTGTCATCATGTGA